CGCCGAGCCCGAGTTTTTCGCTCTTGAGCGCCACCTCGCGCGGCGTCGTGGACGGCGTGTCGACGCAGCCGCTCAGAAGCGCGCCCGCGAGCGTTGCGGCCAGCACCCGTCTCATGCGGCGTCGGCTTTCACCACCGGCTCGACGGGCGTCTTTTCCATGCGGCTCAGAAGGCGCGCCAGCAACGCGACAAGCTGCGCCGCCTCTTCGTGGGAGAAATCGCCGAGCAGCTCGTTCCAGAACGCGATCGTCGGCGTCGCCATGGACTTGGTGACGGCGCGGCCTTCCGGCGTCAGCGCGAGATGCACCACGCGCCGGTCGGTCTGGCTGCGGTTGCGCGTGACGAAGCCGCGCGCTTCGAGCTGATCCACCACCCGGGTGATCGCGCCGCTGTCGTAATTCATGTGGCGGGAGATGTCGGCGCAGGTCGTCGCCAGCCCGTCGCGCAGGCACATCAATGCCACCCAGTGCGAGAAGGTGAGGCCGTCCTCGTGGAACCGCGCCTCGGCGCGGGGGACCATGAGATTGGTCAGCCGGCGCAAGAGGCACCCGATGGAGGTGTCCGCCTCGAAATTCTCCAGGTTGTAGAACGGCTCGGTCATAGGCTGCGTATCCAGTGACTGTTGCTTCAATGACTGCCTAGGCAGTTACTGTCAACAGGAAATATTCCCAAATTTATAAAGAGCAAGAGAAGGCCCCCCGGGGCGCCGTGCGGCAACAGGATGGGAACTTTCGACGCCCCATTGCGTTCCGCGCTCCGGCACGGAGTGGTATTGGAGCCGTTTCGGTTTGGATTGAATTGTCCAAAACAATCGTCATCGCGCGTCCCAGCGACAGCGTGGGCCGGCAAGGACGACTTTTATGAGGGTAGTTCCAAACCGAAACGGCCCTAGATATATATAAAGAGACGGCAAGGCCGGCCGGCGAGCCGGGGTCTGGGACGCTCCGCTAACCGCCGGTTCAGCTTTTGCTGTTCTGCTCCACCCATGCGCGAAGCACGGTCGGCCGAAGCGAATCTTCCGCTGGCTCCGCCAGTGCCGGCATTCTTTGCGACCGCGCCCCGGGCGACCCGCGACGTGGCGCTCTTTGCGACGGTTTTCGGCCTCTATGCGCTGGCGACGGTGCTGATCTTCTGGCCCTGGGTCGCGCATCTGTCCGCGTCGCTGATCGGCCCGCCGGAAGACAATCTGCAGGACCTCTGGAACACCTGGTACGCCGCCGCCGGCCACGCGCCGGGCCGGTTCTTCGCGACGAACCTGCTGCGCTTTCCGGAAGGCACGCCGCTTATCTACCAGTCCTTCGCCTATCCGCAGGTCGCGCTGGTCGTGCTGCTGAGCCGGATATTCGGCACCGGCCTGCACACGCTGGTGGCGCTGCAGAACGCGACGCTGCTCCTGTCGTTTCCGCTGGCCGGCCTCGGCGCGTTTTATCTCGTGCGCCATTTCGCGCGCGGCACGGCGGGCGGGCTGATCGGCGGCTTCGTCTTCGCCTTCAATCCCTCCCATGTCGCGCATGTGATGCACCACGCCCATGTGTCGTCGATCGAATTCCTTCCGTTCTTCGCGCTCGCCTATCTCCTGGCGCTGGAGCGCCGCAGCTATGCCTGGCTCGCCGCCGCCGTCGCGTTTTTCGCCTTGAGCGCGCTGTCGAGCTGGTACTACCTGTTCTATTGCGCGTATTTCGTGGCGTTCCATCTTCTCTATCTGCGTGTGCGCGATCATGCTTGGCCGCGCGGCTGGAATCTGATCGCGCCGGCGCTGTGCCTGGCCGCGACCGGCCTGCTGCTGGCGCCCTGGCTCGTGCCGATGATCGCGGCGGCGCAGCCGGGCATCTACGACACCGGCGCCAACACCTATGTCGCCGACCTCGCGGCCTATGTCGCGTTTCCGCCCGAGCACGTCCTGGCGGGGTTTTCGCGCGGGCTCTATGCGCGGCTGACCGGCTATCCGTGGGAAGCGACGGTCTATCTCGGGCTGGTCAATCTCGCCATCCTCGCCTGGCTGTGCTGGCAAAGGGGCCTCAGGCGCACATCGCCGGCCTTCTACGTGATATTCGGCATGGCGATGTTCGCCCTGCTGGCGAGCGGCGAGGCGCTGCATGTCGGCGGCACCGTGACGCCTCTGCATCTGCTCGATGTCGCGCTCGACAAGCTGCCCTTCTTCGCCAATGTGCGCACGCCGTCGCGGGCCATCGTGTTCGTCTATCTTTTTCTTAGCATCGGTATCGGCCTGGCGGTCGCGCTGGCGCTCGAACACCGCCAACGGATTTGGCGCGCCGGCGCGGCGGTGGCGGCGGTCCTGATCGTGCTGGATTTCTACCCCGCGCATCTGGCGGCGACGCCGATCGCCTGTCCGCCGGGCGTCTCGGTCCTGGAACGGGACGGCGAGCAGGGCTTCGGCGTGCTCAACCTGCCGTTCGGTTATGTCGAAGATAATGTCTACATGTTCGAGCAGATCTGCCACGGCCGGCCGATGGTGGATGGCAACACCTCGCGCGAGATGGCGAACACGCTGATCTATCGCCTGTCGATGACCGATTTGAACCGCCAGCGCGGGCAGCTTGCGCGGGCGCATGTGAAATACATCCTCCTGCACCATCCGCGAAACGGCCTGTTCGCCTGGAGCCCGGCGCTCCCGCCCCCGGCGCAATTCCTGAAGACCTATCGGGCCGTCTACGACGCGCCCGACATGACCGTGCTGCGCGTCTATTGACGGCGGCACGTTGACGGACCGTAAGCCGAATTTACCCCCTCCCTTGGAGCGCAAGGGGCGTGTAGCCTTCGCGCGGACTCGCGCCGCTCATGAGCGCGAGACCGGCCAGGGGGTCTTCATGTATCTGCGTCGCCATGCCGGACTTGCGATATTCCTCGCTCTCGCGCTTTGCGCCTGCGGACGGGGCGACAAGCCGAAGCAGGCTTCGGCGCCGGCCAAGCCCGTCGCCGCCGCGCCCGCCGCCGACAATTCCGATCCCGCCTCGCGTCTCGGCGACGCCGCCGATGTCGACGGCGACCGCATCGTCCACGCCGATGCCACGCCGGGCGACTGGCTGAGCTATGGCCGCACCTATGGCGAGCAGCGCTATTCGCCGCTCAAGGACATCAACACCGACACGGTCAAGCAGCTCGGCGTCGCCTGGGAATTCCGCACCAACACGGTGCGCGGGCTGGAGGGCACGCCCATCGTCTCGGACGGAATCATGTTCGTCACCGGCTCGTGGAGCAAGGTCT
Above is a window of Rhizomicrobium sp. DNA encoding:
- a CDS encoding MarR family transcriptional regulator, which gives rise to MTEPFYNLENFEADTSIGCLLRRLTNLMVPRAEARFHEDGLTFSHWVALMCLRDGLATTCADISRHMNYDSGAITRVVDQLEARGFVTRNRSQTDRRVVHLALTPEGRAVTKSMATPTIAFWNELLGDFSHEEAAQLVALLARLLSRMEKTPVEPVVKADAA